The Lineus longissimus chromosome 2, tnLinLong1.2, whole genome shotgun sequence genome window below encodes:
- the LOC135482428 gene encoding uncharacterized protein LOC135482428: MTRPPPFIKQSDDDSDGDGACDECLGENCGLCVDIEEDRLKTECTKCCVGYVVVCSFNVLFIHSLVAGLCIGLIAGAMARDPARLSVVETIIGRAHGRIAQDILLAAGIVGVIFLIVYVPIRCFGLKSAKCQVALDLSFLLLLICLTAAAGFLGIAASDDSDNLREKLKDYVMIDYTGDTSDYSDALWDRTQIGYRCCGASSAKDYINSTWWYLNSTRNVPLSCCRRSSDGTVLSEALCQSTAHGVQIGAITDTTTPTFLYTKSCSEELGQAFQVYIAQIIGLSYCMIFLEACGICFAVYIFFLRKRRTVNPADRYKVTEDVEDNRLFKRRENGKLPYMPDRSVKTVSSQIANGRPAAGHEGPASSGTSEPAPGTSTGGETPSKSSPAGPPRTTEAEKKIIEMFAAQRPGYMDKPKAAKPTTSQTTRSDQEIIDMFKVRNPDENTAGQGQSVFDPRSRSDDTDRNIFDEKMNIFTASEEKTKLPNRIGSNGSLSRENHDISTEDGDPITQGQTEVKAAYGTIDIEGTKEQETVT; this comes from the exons ATGACACGACCCCCGCCTTTCATAAAACAGAGCGACGATGACTCCGACGGCGATGGTGCGTGTGACGAATGCCTTGGCGAGAACTGCGGACTGTGCGTGGATATAGAGGAGGATAGACTCAAAACAGAATGCACAAAATGTTGTGTAGGATACGTCGTGGTTTGTTCATTCAATGTCCTTTTCATACATTCG CTGGTCGCTGGTTTATGTATTGGACTAATAGCCGGTGCAATGGCCCGGGACCCTGCCCGACTGTCCGTGGTCGAAACGATCATTGGTCGAGCCCACGGCCGCATCGCTCAGGACATCCTTCTTGCCGCGGGGATAGTTGGTGTCATCTTCCTTATCGTCTACGTTCCCATCCGGTGTTTCGGACTTAAGTCGGCCAAATGTCAGGTCGCTTTG GATCTCTCCTTTTTGTTGCTGCTCATCTGTTTGACTGCGGCTGCTGGATTTTTGGGAATTGCTGCAAGTGATGAT TCTGACAATCTTCGCGAAAAACTCAAGGATTACGTAATGATTGACTACACGGGTGATACGTCGGACTATAGTGATGCGCTCTGGGATAGGACTCAAATTGGG TATCGATGTTGTGGAGCCTCTAGTGCCAAAGACTACATTAATAGCACCTGGTGGTACCTAAACTCAACG CGCAATGTTCCGCTGAGTTGCTGTCGCCGTTCCAGTGATGGTACCGTATTGAGCGAGGCACTTTGTCAGAGCACCGCCCATGGGGTACAGATAGGTGCCATCACAGACACTACGACGCCAACGTTCCTATACACCAAG AGTTGTTCTGAGGAACTGGGGCAAGCATTTCAGGTATACATTGCTCAAATCATTGGTCTGTCCTATTGCATGATATTCCTCGAG GCTTGTGGTATCTGCTTCGCTGTCTACATCTTCTTTCTAAGGAAAAGGCGCACAGTGAACCCCGCAGATCGTTACAAAGTTACTGAAGACGTGGAGGATAATCGTCTCTTCAAGCGGCGTGAGAATGGTAAGCTTCCGTACATGCCGGATAGATCTGTGAAGACCGTGTCGAGCCAGATAGCTAATGGTAGGCCTGCGGCTGGGCATGAAGGCCCTGCCTCAAGCGGCACCAGTGAGCCTGCTCCTGGGACGAGTACTGGTGGAGAGACGCCATCTAAAAGTTCTCCCGCGGGGCCTCCACGTACTACCGAAGCCGAGaagaaaatcattgaaatgtttGCGGCGCAGCGGCCTGGGTATATGGATAAACCAAAGGCTGCTAAGCCAACCACATCACAAACAACCAGAAGTGATCAAGAGATAATTGACATGTTCAAGGTTCGTAACCCAGACGAAAACActgcaggtcaaggtcaaagtgtGTTTGatccaaggtcaaggtcggatGATACGGATAGAAACATTTTCGATGAGAAAATGAATATCTTCACAGCTAGTGAGGAGAAAACGAAGTTGCCGAATAGAATTGGGAGTAACGGGTCGTTGTCGAGAGAAAATCACGACATCTCAACCGAGGATGGTGACCCGATTACTCAAGGTCAAACTGAGGTCAAGGCCGCATACGGAACAATTGATATTGAAGGTACCAAAGAGCAAGAGACAGTTACATGA